A stretch of the Candidatus Tanganyikabacteria bacterium genome encodes the following:
- a CDS encoding enoyl-CoA hydratase/isomerase family protein — translation MQDTVVHQFARLEVAGGVARLTIDRPPLNVLDMATLGEIDDLLDSLDGTVRVLTIAGAGQKAFSAGVDIKDHTPDRVAAMLEVFHRVILKIRDMPFPTIALVKGVALGGGCELAIACDFIVAEVGARFAQPEIDVGCFPPVAAVLLPRLVGQRRAFEMIMLGTTLGAQEAREAGLVNAVAPAGTLDQAAHEWCERILARSAIVLRLAREAMDVPPALTDAQALERAERIYLDRLMKTHDAAEGLAAFLEKRKPEWKGA, via the coding sequence TTGCAGGACACCGTCGTCCACCAGTTCGCGCGCCTCGAAGTCGCCGGCGGGGTGGCGCGCCTGACGATCGACCGGCCCCCTCTCAACGTCCTGGACATGGCCACTCTCGGCGAGATCGACGACCTGCTCGATTCGCTCGACGGCACGGTCAGGGTCCTGACCATCGCCGGAGCCGGGCAGAAGGCCTTCTCGGCCGGCGTCGACATCAAGGACCACACCCCTGACCGGGTGGCGGCCATGCTCGAGGTCTTCCACCGCGTCATCCTGAAGATCCGCGACATGCCCTTCCCCACGATCGCCCTGGTGAAGGGGGTGGCGCTCGGCGGCGGCTGCGAGCTGGCGATCGCCTGCGATTTCATCGTCGCGGAGGTGGGAGCCAGGTTCGCGCAGCCCGAGATAGACGTCGGCTGCTTCCCGCCCGTCGCGGCGGTGTTGCTCCCGAGGCTGGTCGGCCAGCGGCGCGCGTTCGAGATGATCATGCTAGGCACCACCCTGGGCGCCCAGGAGGCTCGCGAGGCCGGCCTGGTCAACGCCGTCGCGCCGGCGGGCACCCTGGATCAGGCGGCTCACGAGTGGTGCGAGCGCATCCTGGCCCGCAGCGCCATCGTCCTGCGCCTCGCCCGGGAGGCCATGGACGTGCCGCCCGCCCTCACCGACGCCCAGGCCCTCGAACGCGCCGAGCGCATCTATCTGGATCGCCTGATGAAGACCCACGACGCCGCCGAGGGGCTTGCCGCCTTCCTCGAGAAGCGCAAGCCCGAGTGGAAGGGCGCCTAG
- a CDS encoding enoyl-CoA hydratase/isomerase family protein, producing MIAASPARPAGPFAPRAPEAFGFQDITYEKRDWVAKITINRPANFNAYSTQALQEMIVAFQDAAWDDGVAVIVLTGEGTKAFCTGGDVKDYDATYTKRPRDYWKWMGVFAQCLDTIRNTGKPTIARVNGMAVGGGNEMNLACDLAIAAEHAAFRQVGTRVGSVACGGATQWLPIVVGDRRARQMLYLCESVDAATALDWGLVNEIVPSVTKDGQFVTGASPEEIRKAQKGEDGYALDLSRLDAAVAAMARKLIDKFPECLRYTKAQVNFWKDFSWHMTVGHARDWLSLHFVSPELHEGMGAFVDKRDPDYVGLRERARDGGSSEYLYGPPTRTCGTCQARGLPADFPHCGRCGAALEGAE from the coding sequence ATGATCGCAGCAAGCCCCGCCCGGCCGGCCGGCCCGTTCGCGCCCAGGGCGCCCGAGGCCTTCGGGTTCCAGGACATCACCTACGAAAAGCGCGACTGGGTCGCGAAGATCACGATCAACCGCCCCGCAAACTTCAACGCCTACAGCACCCAGGCGCTCCAGGAGATGATCGTGGCCTTCCAGGACGCGGCCTGGGACGATGGCGTGGCCGTTATCGTCCTGACCGGCGAGGGTACCAAGGCGTTCTGCACGGGCGGCGACGTCAAGGACTACGACGCCACCTACACCAAGCGGCCGCGCGACTACTGGAAGTGGATGGGCGTGTTCGCCCAATGCCTGGACACGATCCGCAACACGGGCAAGCCCACCATCGCCCGCGTCAACGGCATGGCCGTGGGCGGCGGCAACGAGATGAATCTCGCCTGCGATCTGGCCATCGCCGCCGAGCACGCGGCTTTCCGCCAGGTGGGCACCCGGGTGGGCAGCGTGGCCTGCGGCGGCGCCACCCAGTGGCTGCCGATCGTCGTCGGCGATCGCCGGGCCCGCCAGATGCTCTACCTGTGCGAATCCGTGGATGCCGCCACCGCCCTGGACTGGGGGCTCGTCAACGAAATCGTCCCGTCCGTCACCAAGGACGGCCAGTTCGTGACCGGCGCGTCGCCCGAGGAGATACGCAAGGCGCAGAAGGGCGAGGACGGGTACGCGCTCGACCTTTCGAGGCTGGATGCCGCCGTCGCGGCGATGGCCCGCAAGCTGATCGACAAGTTCCCGGAGTGCCTGCGTTACACCAAGGCGCAGGTCAACTTCTGGAAGGACTTCTCCTGGCACATGACGGTCGGCCACGCACGCGATTGGCTGTCCCTGCATTTCGTGTCCCCCGAGTTGCACGAGGGCATGGGCGCATTCGTCGACAAGCGCGACCCGGACTACGTGGGCCTGCGCGAGCGCGCCCGCGACGGCGGCAGCAGCGAGTACCTCTACGGCCCGCCCACCCGCACGTGTGGCACCTGCCAGGCCCGCGGCCTGCCCGCCGACTTCCCGCATTGCGGCCGGTGCGGGGCGGCCCTGGAGGGCGCCGAGTGA
- the fabG gene encoding 3-oxoacyl-ACP reductase FabG: MSLDLDPLGGSGSPVALVTGGSQGIGRAIVLDLASAGARVAFTWWRDDGAAEVVREAQAIGATVTAYEADVADCDRAREVVADLDTSVGPPSILVNNAGITQDGVVWKLAEEAWDAVLDVNLKGCFNYIRAVASGMRTRNAGRIVNIASINGMRGKFGQSNYSASKAGVIGLTKSVARELGPCNINVNAISPGLIDTRMCRALPEEIREKARQEAVLGRLGQPEDVAGVVRFLCSRAARHITGEVIKVDGGQYL, translated from the coding sequence ATGAGCCTCGACCTCGATCCGCTCGGGGGTTCCGGTTCGCCCGTGGCGCTCGTCACGGGCGGTTCGCAGGGCATCGGGCGGGCGATCGTGCTCGATCTGGCGAGCGCGGGGGCGCGTGTCGCGTTCACCTGGTGGCGCGACGACGGGGCCGCCGAGGTGGTGCGGGAAGCGCAGGCGATCGGCGCCACGGTTACCGCCTACGAGGCCGACGTCGCGGATTGCGACCGGGCGCGGGAAGTGGTGGCCGACCTCGATACGTCGGTCGGCCCGCCGTCGATCCTGGTCAACAACGCCGGCATCACGCAGGACGGCGTCGTGTGGAAGCTGGCCGAAGAGGCGTGGGACGCCGTTCTCGACGTCAATCTCAAGGGCTGCTTCAACTACATCCGGGCGGTGGCCAGCGGCATGCGCACGCGCAACGCCGGCCGCATCGTCAACATCGCGTCCATCAACGGCATGCGCGGCAAGTTCGGCCAGAGCAACTACAGCGCCAGCAAGGCCGGCGTGATCGGCCTGACCAAGAGCGTGGCCCGCGAACTCGGGCCGTGCAACATCAACGTCAACGCGATCTCCCCCGGGCTGATCGATACGCGGATGTGCCGGGCGCTTCCCGAGGAGATCCGCGAGAAAGCCCGCCAGGAGGCCGTCCTGGGTCGCCTGGGCCAACCGGAGGACGTGGCCGGCGTGGTCAGGTTCCTCTGCAGCCGCGCGGCGCGGCACATCACCGGCGAGGTCATCAAGGTCGATGGGGGTCAATACCTGTAA
- a CDS encoding 2-hydroxyacyl-CoA dehydratase produces MSTVTATSRLESVRTFQRWFENKHEYAREWKERTGGQVVGTFCTYVPEEFLLAAGMLPARILGSHEPQAITEPHIFGMFCPFCRDGLAQGLKGRYNYVDAIVLSHSCLHFRQAFTSWKQHLPVAWSYYLPMPNAVQSPHAREAFAAEVRQFQAYVEEQAGRQITAEGLAAALETMDSNRRKLRQVYEWRKQEDPAITGTDAVYMAVTSQFIHKEDHNRALDAVLAELESLQGPRRRQGVRLMAVGSENDDVEFFRMVEALDATVVIDEQCAGSRYFWNESQPAGPAGTPAPLGEPGQAVPGTPEPTVPFDDLVVRIANRYLDRPPCPTKDYPERKRLGHVLQLARDWDVKGAIIMQEKFCDPHEADNPALRKHLTDNGIPTLLLEFDSTNPMGPLQVRVEAFLETLGEEDLF; encoded by the coding sequence ATGAGCACCGTTACCGCCACCAGCAGGCTCGAGAGCGTCCGCACGTTCCAGCGCTGGTTCGAGAACAAGCACGAATACGCCCGGGAGTGGAAGGAGCGCACGGGCGGGCAGGTCGTGGGCACGTTCTGCACCTACGTGCCCGAGGAGTTCCTGCTCGCCGCCGGGATGCTCCCGGCGCGGATCCTGGGGAGCCACGAGCCGCAGGCCATCACCGAACCGCACATCTTCGGCATGTTCTGCCCGTTCTGCCGCGATGGCCTCGCGCAGGGCCTCAAGGGGCGCTACAACTACGTGGACGCCATCGTCCTGTCCCATTCCTGCCTACACTTCCGCCAGGCCTTCACGAGCTGGAAGCAGCACCTGCCGGTCGCGTGGAGCTACTACCTGCCGATGCCGAATGCCGTGCAGTCGCCGCACGCCCGCGAGGCATTCGCCGCCGAGGTGCGGCAGTTCCAGGCGTACGTCGAGGAGCAGGCGGGCAGGCAGATCACCGCCGAAGGCCTGGCCGCGGCGCTCGAGACGATGGACTCCAACCGGCGGAAGCTGCGCCAGGTTTACGAGTGGCGCAAACAGGAAGATCCGGCGATCACCGGCACCGATGCCGTGTACATGGCCGTCACCAGCCAGTTCATCCACAAGGAGGACCACAACAGAGCCCTCGACGCGGTCCTGGCCGAACTCGAGAGCCTGCAGGGCCCGCGCCGCCGCCAGGGCGTGCGCCTGATGGCCGTGGGCAGCGAGAACGACGACGTCGAGTTCTTCCGGATGGTGGAGGCCCTCGACGCCACCGTCGTGATCGACGAGCAATGCGCCGGCAGCCGGTACTTCTGGAACGAGTCGCAGCCGGCCGGGCCGGCAGGGACGCCGGCCCCACTAGGCGAGCCGGGGCAGGCGGTTCCGGGCACGCCTGAGCCGACGGTCCCGTTCGACGATCTGGTCGTGCGCATCGCCAACCGGTACCTGGACCGGCCGCCCTGCCCCACCAAGGACTACCCCGAGCGCAAGCGCCTGGGGCACGTGCTGCAACTGGCCCGCGACTGGGACGTCAAGGGGGCGATCATCATGCAGGAGAAGTTCTGCGACCCCCACGAGGCCGACAACCCGGCGCTGCGCAAGCACCTGACCGACAACGGCATTCCCACGCTGCTGCTTGAGTTCGATTCCACCAACCCCATGGGGCCGCTCCAGGTGCGCGTCGAGGCCTTCCTGGAAACGCTCGGCGAGGAGGATCTGTTCTGA
- the bzdO gene encoding benzoyl-CoA reductase, bzd-type, subunit O, whose translation MARYATEPLKCWNKAKELRNKLYEDYASAHERGGLRWSGSAWAFDALVAGLGDDVYPLTGEPYGASVAFNSEFNQQCQNAADEKGWARDLCAYMRSYWGSMYLDRWVFGGKFPRADFCFQNQICCSHSKWYQVVSEFEKVPYFCIDVGVGPYSQMTESRLNFVVNQLAEAIPWLEKTTGRTFDDEKLIAAVHNECRSTSLWAEICTLNKAVPAPLDEKSMYSLYVLGTLHKSSRAVADFYEELRDEVKDRVARGIAAVADERCRLISDTQPPWGFLKIYRYLEEYGAVSIGSLYTFGLEGIFAEQPDGSWGPRPTPRQLGIEIRTREDALRVMADWNLSKPEWQHFYDPSFKSEMMLRIIREWKCDGAILHLNRGCEGLSLGIMENRYALQQAGVPVMTYEGNMADEREFDLNKTLSRVDTFMETLGHRRLEVAR comes from the coding sequence ATGGCCCGCTACGCGACCGAGCCGCTGAAATGCTGGAACAAGGCCAAGGAGCTGCGGAACAAGCTATACGAGGACTACGCGTCGGCTCATGAGCGCGGCGGGCTGCGCTGGAGCGGGTCGGCCTGGGCGTTCGACGCCCTGGTCGCGGGCCTCGGCGACGACGTCTACCCGCTCACGGGCGAGCCGTACGGGGCGTCGGTGGCGTTCAATTCCGAGTTCAACCAGCAGTGCCAGAATGCGGCCGACGAGAAAGGCTGGGCGCGGGACCTGTGCGCCTACATGCGCAGCTACTGGGGCTCGATGTACCTGGATCGCTGGGTCTTCGGCGGCAAGTTCCCCAGGGCCGACTTCTGCTTCCAGAACCAGATCTGCTGCAGCCACAGCAAGTGGTACCAGGTGGTTTCCGAGTTCGAGAAGGTCCCGTACTTCTGCATCGACGTGGGCGTGGGGCCCTACTCGCAGATGACCGAGTCGCGGCTGAACTTCGTGGTGAATCAGCTTGCCGAGGCCATCCCCTGGCTCGAGAAGACGACCGGCAGGACGTTCGACGACGAGAAGCTGATCGCCGCGGTCCACAACGAATGCCGCAGCACCTCGCTGTGGGCCGAGATCTGCACGCTCAACAAGGCGGTACCGGCGCCCCTGGACGAAAAATCGATGTACTCGCTGTACGTCCTGGGCACGCTTCACAAGTCGTCCAGGGCGGTCGCCGACTTCTACGAGGAGCTGCGGGACGAGGTCAAGGATCGCGTCGCCAGGGGCATCGCGGCGGTCGCCGACGAACGCTGCCGGCTCATCTCGGACACGCAGCCGCCCTGGGGCTTCCTCAAGATCTACCGCTATCTCGAGGAGTACGGCGCCGTGTCGATCGGCTCGCTGTATACCTTCGGACTCGAGGGGATCTTCGCGGAACAGCCGGACGGCTCCTGGGGCCCGCGGCCCACGCCGCGGCAACTGGGGATCGAGATCCGCACCCGCGAGGACGCCCTCCGCGTGATGGCCGACTGGAACCTCTCCAAACCCGAGTGGCAGCACTTCTACGACCCGTCGTTCAAAAGCGAGATGATGCTCCGCATCATCCGCGAGTGGAAGTGCGACGGCGCCATCCTGCACCTCAATCGGGGCTGCGAGGGCCTGTCGCTGGGCATCATGGAGAATCGTTACGCGCTGCAGCAGGCCGGCGTGCCGGTCATGACGTACGAAGGCAACATGGCCGACGAGCGCGAGTTCGACCTCAACAAGACGTTGAGCCGGGTGGACACGTTCATGGAGACGCTGGGGCACCGGCGCCTGGAGGTGGCGAGATGA
- a CDS encoding CoA activase — MKHVAGIDVGAKFIKVVLLGDDGVKAKTKLQCGIEAADAAEQALHDTLRLAGLALTDLGAVVATGFGRNVAPHATDRVTEAMADARGANLLMPHVRTLVDVGAEEGRGIRVGPEGQVVDFAGNEKCAAGSGSFTESMARALEVDVRDFARISLDSTQAVPMNAQCTVFAESEVVSLIHANTPKADIARAVHDAIASRIAATVRRCGFEPPVALIGGVAHNPGFADSLKREMGLDALEIPPDPEFVGALGAALIALESIGPVAASRNGGSAA, encoded by the coding sequence ATGAAGCACGTCGCGGGCATCGACGTCGGCGCCAAGTTCATCAAGGTGGTGCTACTGGGCGACGACGGCGTGAAGGCCAAGACCAAGCTGCAATGCGGCATCGAGGCGGCCGACGCCGCCGAGCAGGCGCTGCACGACACGTTGCGCCTGGCGGGCCTCGCGCTCACCGACCTGGGAGCCGTGGTGGCCACCGGCTTCGGCCGCAACGTCGCGCCACACGCGACCGACCGCGTGACCGAGGCCATGGCCGACGCGCGCGGCGCCAACCTGCTCATGCCGCACGTGCGAACCCTGGTGGACGTCGGCGCCGAGGAAGGGCGCGGCATCCGCGTGGGCCCCGAAGGCCAGGTGGTCGACTTCGCCGGCAACGAGAAGTGCGCCGCGGGTTCGGGATCGTTCACGGAATCCATGGCGCGGGCCCTGGAGGTGGACGTGCGGGACTTCGCGCGCATCTCGCTGGATTCCACGCAGGCGGTGCCGATGAACGCGCAATGCACGGTCTTCGCCGAGTCCGAGGTCGTCTCCCTCATCCACGCCAACACGCCCAAGGCCGACATCGCCCGGGCGGTGCACGACGCCATCGCGAGCCGCATCGCCGCCACCGTGCGCCGCTGCGGGTTCGAACCGCCGGTGGCGCTGATCGGCGGCGTCGCGCACAACCCCGGTTTCGCCGACTCTCTCAAGCGGGAGATGGGGCTCGACGCCCTGGAAATTCCGCCCGATCCCGAATTCGTGGGCGCCCTGGGCGCGGCGTTGATCGCGCTGGAGTCAATCGGGCCGGTTGCGGCCTCTCGCAACGGAGGTAGCGCGGCATGA
- the bzdQ gene encoding benzoyl-CoA reductase, bzd-type, subunit Q, with amino-acid sequence MTLLRESLTTQWTAVKPVDLVPAGQDEAAVAAFAAGEVIQHWRWPEQKWVDDTRDWRGSDRVTVGIDVGSVSSQAVVAVDGKPYAFASVRTGSNSPESSEKALARALDGTGMTLADVHFCVGTGYGRVNVPFAKKAVTEIACHARGANYMGGNTVRTILDMGGQDCKAIHCDDRGKVTNFLMNDKCAAGTGRGMEVMADLLGIPISDIGPRSLQVDVEPPPVSSVCVVFAKSEAIGLLKAGWSVEKVLAAYCLAMAERVVSLLKRIGVEKDFFITGGIAKNVGVVRRIEQLLGIEAIKSEFDSQIAGALGAALFAHTLLEKGKG; translated from the coding sequence ATGACGTTGCTCAGGGAAAGCCTGACCACGCAGTGGACGGCGGTGAAGCCGGTCGATCTGGTGCCGGCGGGCCAGGACGAGGCGGCGGTTGCCGCTTTCGCCGCCGGCGAAGTCATCCAGCACTGGCGCTGGCCAGAGCAAAAATGGGTGGACGATACCCGCGACTGGCGCGGCTCGGATCGCGTCACCGTAGGCATCGACGTGGGGTCGGTCAGCTCGCAGGCCGTGGTCGCCGTGGACGGCAAACCGTACGCCTTCGCGTCGGTCCGCACCGGGTCCAACAGCCCCGAGAGCTCCGAGAAGGCGCTCGCCCGGGCCCTGGACGGCACCGGCATGACCCTCGCGGACGTCCACTTCTGCGTCGGCACCGGCTACGGCCGGGTCAACGTGCCCTTCGCGAAGAAGGCCGTCACCGAGATCGCGTGCCATGCGCGGGGCGCCAATTACATGGGCGGCAACACCGTCCGCACCATCCTGGACATGGGCGGCCAGGACTGCAAGGCCATCCACTGCGACGATCGCGGCAAGGTGACCAACTTCCTGATGAACGACAAGTGCGCGGCCGGCACCGGCCGCGGCATGGAAGTGATGGCCGACCTGCTCGGCATCCCCATCTCGGACATCGGGCCGCGGTCGCTGCAGGTGGACGTGGAGCCGCCGCCGGTGTCGAGCGTGTGCGTCGTCTTCGCCAAGTCCGAGGCGATCGGGCTCCTCAAGGCCGGCTGGTCGGTCGAGAAGGTCCTGGCGGCCTACTGTCTCGCGATGGCCGAGCGCGTCGTGTCGCTGCTCAAGCGCATCGGCGTCGAGAAGGACTTCTTCATCACCGGCGGCATCGCCAAGAACGTCGGCGTGGTGCGGCGCATCGAGCAATTGCTCGGCATCGAGGCCATCAAGAGCGAATTCGACTCGCAGATAGCCGGCGCGCTGGGCGCGGCCCTGTTCGCGCACACCCTGCTCGAGAAGGGGAAAGGCTGA